One genomic window of Desulfurobacterium indicum includes the following:
- a CDS encoding DUF1931 family protein, translating to MAIVGFGKLETLFRKAAGLDIDKNKAKAITDIVEKKLYDLLLIGERNAKYNGRDVIWECDVPLTKGFLETIQKFKELEEQLELQDILDFLATQPPLKYPLEAELENKLPEIVGTLLFIIARIIKTVDEGCRQPSTEDIERAGKILDLTM from the coding sequence ATGGCTATCGTCGGTTTCGGAAAACTTGAAACACTTTTCAGAAAAGCGGCCGGACTTGACATTGACAAGAACAAGGCAAAAGCAATCACCGATATCGTTGAAAAGAAACTTTACGACCTGCTTCTCATAGGAGAGAGAAATGCCAAGTATAATGGGAGAGATGTAATATGGGAATGCGATGTTCCACTTACAAAAGGATTCCTTGAAACTATTCAGAAATTTAAAGAACTGGAAGAACAACTTGAACTGCAAGATATACTGGACTTTCTGGCAACTCAACCACCTCTAAAATATCCACTTGAGGCAGAGCTTGAAAACAAACTCCCGGAAATCGTAGGAACACTTCTGTTCATAATCGCAAGAATCATAAAAACTGTTGACGAAGGTTGCCGTCAACCATCAACAGAAGATATTGAAAGAGCAGGTAAAATTCTCGATCTAACAATGTAA
- a CDS encoding transposase — MRNGITSWGTPHKYQPQEAKMELQKILPDLVKEVVKQTLESIMTAEREVFLKEHGGTKNGFYVRNLDTVIGKLENLRIPRDREGKFRTKLIEPYRRRDINLEDLILGMFASGMSARAVAQALESVFELKYSPSTISKISQVTLEEI, encoded by the coding sequence TTGAGAAATGGGATAACCTCCTGGGGAACACCCCACAAATACCAACCCCAGGAGGCAAAAATGGAACTACAGAAGATTTTACCAGACCTAGTTAAGGAAGTGGTAAAGCAAACCTTAGAGTCAATCATGACGGCTGAAAGAGAAGTGTTTCTTAAAGAACATGGAGGAACAAAGAACGGCTTTTACGTTAGAAACTTAGATACTGTTATCGGTAAGCTTGAAAATCTGAGAATTCCAAGAGATAGAGAGGGAAAATTCAGAACAAAGTTGATAGAACCTTATAGAAGAAGAGATATCAATCTTGAAGACTTAATACTTGGGATGTTTGCCTCTGGTATGAGTGCAAGAGCAGTAGCCCAGGCTCTTGAAAGCGTGTTTGAACTTAAATACTCACCCTCAACCATAAGCAAAATATCGCAGGTAACCTTAGAGGAAATA